The following are from one region of the Nocardia terpenica genome:
- a CDS encoding NAD-dependent epimerase/dehydratase family protein has translation MKALVTGASGFLGGALVRRLVRDGDHKVVVLARRTSKLRDLADLDGVEIVYGDLADEVSLARAATGVDVVFHSAARVDERGTRDQFWAENVRGTRRLLESARRAHASRFVFISSPSALMDRRGGDQLDIDESVPYPRRYLNLYSETKAAAERSVLAAATPDFVTCALRPRAIWGAGDRTGPIVRLLGRTAAGTLPDLSFGRAVYASLCHVDNIVDACVKAAASESVGGKAYFIADAERTNVWEFLAEVAGGLGYPPPSRRPDPRVLAAAITAIETAWRIPFIAKRWSPPLSRYAVALLTRSATYDTSAAARDFGYEPIVDRDRGLAEFLAWLDTEGGIAELTRDL, from the coding sequence ATGAAGGCACTGGTCACCGGCGCGTCCGGATTTCTCGGCGGCGCCCTGGTCCGGCGGCTGGTCCGCGACGGCGACCACAAGGTCGTCGTGCTGGCCCGGCGCACCAGCAAGCTGCGCGATCTGGCCGATCTCGACGGCGTCGAGATCGTCTACGGCGACCTGGCCGACGAGGTGTCGCTGGCCCGCGCGGCCACCGGCGTGGACGTGGTCTTCCACAGCGCCGCCCGGGTCGACGAGCGCGGCACCCGCGACCAGTTCTGGGCCGAGAATGTGCGCGGCACCCGGCGGCTGCTGGAGTCCGCGCGCCGCGCGCACGCCTCCCGCTTCGTGTTCATCTCCAGCCCCAGCGCGCTGATGGATCGCCGCGGCGGCGATCAGCTCGACATCGACGAGTCGGTGCCCTACCCGCGCCGGTACCTGAACCTGTATTCGGAGACCAAGGCCGCCGCGGAGCGGTCGGTACTCGCCGCCGCCACACCGGATTTCGTGACCTGCGCGCTGCGACCGCGCGCCATCTGGGGCGCGGGCGACCGCACCGGCCCGATCGTGCGGCTGCTGGGCCGCACCGCGGCGGGCACGCTGCCGGATCTGTCGTTCGGGCGCGCGGTGTACGCCTCGCTGTGTCACGTGGACAATATCGTCGACGCCTGCGTCAAGGCGGCCGCGTCCGAATCCGTCGGCGGCAAGGCGTATTTCATCGCCGACGCGGAGCGCACCAACGTGTGGGAGTTCCTGGCCGAGGTCGCGGGCGGCCTCGGCTATCCGCCGCCGAGCCGACGGCCCGATCCGCGGGTGCTCGCCGCCGCGATCACGGCCATCGAAACCGCTTGGCGCATACCATTTATCGCGAAGCGGTGGTCGCCGCCGCTGTCGCGGTACGCGGTCGCGCTGCTGACCCGCTCCGCCACCTACGACACCTCGGCGGCCGCACGGGATTTCGGCTACGAGCCGATCGTCGACCGCGACCGGGGCCTGGCCGAGTTCCTGGCCTGGCTCGACACCGAGGGCGGCATCGCCGAACTCACCCGAGACCTGTGA
- a CDS encoding fatty acid CoA ligase family protein, with product MTTATYWRAVDRFRAVVAADPDREAVIFPAGRPRDGLPRYRYLTYRELDRWSDVIAEKLTAAGVSSGTRTIVLVLPSPELYAIMLGLLKIGAVPVAIDPGMGLTKMLRCLRHADAEAFIGIPQAHAARVLFRRYFKGIRVPVTVGRRWFWGGPTLRGWGIEPVAPLPERAPAPDADPLLIAFTTGSTGPAKAVQMTHGNLSAMVDQVDAARDRVPPETSLITLPLVGILDLLLGSRCVLPPLIPSKVGSTDPAHVADAIDRFGVRTMFASPAVLVPLLRYLRSTRSNLPTLHSIYSGGAPVPDWCIAGLREVLNEDVRIFAGYGSTEALPMSTIESRELFDGLVERAHRGDGTCIGRPAEHVRARIVAVTDDPLPTWADVQAREGELRATRGIGELVVSGPNVSTRYYWPESANATGKIVDGDTVWHRTGDLAWIDEQGRIWFCGRKSQRVQTADGPLFTVQIEQVFNTVAGVARTALIGVGPKGAQRPVLCVEPKPGADRALIEVALKARGAEFELTAPISEFLFHPAFPVDIRHNAKIGREQLAAWATERTEAAAAR from the coding sequence GTGACCACCGCCACCTACTGGCGGGCCGTGGACCGATTCCGCGCGGTCGTCGCCGCCGATCCGGACCGGGAAGCCGTGATCTTCCCGGCCGGACGGCCCCGCGACGGGCTGCCCCGCTATCGGTATCTGACCTACCGGGAGCTGGATCGCTGGTCCGACGTCATCGCCGAGAAGCTCACCGCCGCAGGGGTTTCGAGTGGTACCCGCACCATCGTGCTGGTGCTGCCGAGCCCGGAGCTGTACGCGATCATGCTGGGGCTGTTGAAGATCGGTGCGGTGCCGGTGGCCATCGATCCCGGTATGGGCCTGACGAAGATGCTGCGCTGCCTGCGCCATGCCGACGCCGAGGCGTTCATCGGGATTCCGCAGGCGCATGCGGCGCGGGTGCTGTTCCGCCGCTACTTCAAGGGCATTCGGGTTCCGGTCACGGTGGGCCGCCGCTGGTTCTGGGGCGGGCCGACGCTGCGCGGCTGGGGCATCGAACCGGTCGCGCCGCTGCCGGAGCGCGCGCCCGCGCCCGATGCGGATCCGCTGCTCATCGCGTTCACCACGGGCAGTACGGGTCCGGCCAAGGCGGTGCAGATGACGCACGGCAATCTGTCGGCGATGGTCGATCAGGTGGACGCGGCCCGGGATCGGGTGCCGCCGGAGACGTCGCTGATCACCTTGCCGCTGGTGGGAATTCTGGACCTGCTGCTCGGATCCCGCTGTGTGCTACCGCCGTTGATCCCGAGCAAGGTCGGCTCCACCGATCCGGCGCACGTGGCCGACGCCATCGACCGGTTCGGGGTGCGGACCATGTTCGCCTCCCCCGCCGTGCTGGTTCCGCTGCTGCGGTATCTGCGGTCCACCCGATCGAATCTGCCTACGCTGCACAGCATCTACTCCGGCGGCGCTCCGGTCCCCGACTGGTGTATCGCCGGGCTGCGCGAGGTACTGAACGAGGACGTCCGGATCTTCGCCGGATACGGCTCCACCGAGGCGCTGCCGATGTCGACCATCGAATCGCGGGAGCTGTTCGACGGTTTGGTGGAGCGCGCCCATCGCGGCGACGGCACCTGCATCGGCCGCCCGGCCGAGCACGTGCGGGCCCGGATCGTCGCCGTCACCGACGATCCGCTGCCCACGTGGGCGGATGTGCAAGCGCGCGAAGGCGAATTGCGAGCCACCCGCGGCATCGGTGAGCTCGTGGTGTCGGGTCCGAACGTGAGCACGCGCTACTATTGGCCCGAGAGCGCCAATGCCACAGGGAAGATCGTCGATGGCGACACCGTGTGGCATCGCACGGGCGATCTGGCGTGGATCGACGAACAGGGCCGGATCTGGTTCTGCGGGCGTAAGAGTCAGCGGGTGCAGACGGCGGACGGTCCGTTGTTCACGGTGCAGATCGAGCAGGTGTTCAATACGGTGGCCGGGGTGGCGCGCACGGCGCTGATCGGTGTCGGCCCCAAGGGCGCGCAGCGACCGGTGCTGTGCGTGGAGCCGAAGCCGGGCGCGGACCGGGCGCTGATCGAGGTCGCGCTGAAGGCCCGCGGCGCCGAATTCGAGCTCACCGCACCGATTTCGGAGTTCCTGTTCCATCCGGCGTTCCCGGTCGACATCCGGCACAATGCCAAGATCGGCCGCGAGCAGCTGGCGGCCTGGGCCACCGAACGGACGGAAGCGGCGGCGGCGCGATGA